One window from the genome of Campylobacter sp. MIT 12-8780 encodes:
- a CDS encoding UDP-glucose dehydrogenase family protein, with amino-acid sequence MKIAIIGTGYVGLPSGVGFAELGNEVICVDKIENKIKALNEGKITLYEDGLEELFHKNVKAGRLQFSTSMKEAVSKAELIIIAVGTPPHPVTKEADLQYIYAAAKELAEYLDGYTVIATKSTVPVGTGDEIEKIIKETNTKAEFDVLSLPEFLREGFAVRDFFNPDRIIVGTNSARAKALIEELYKPFKDKSNLVFVSRYSAETIKYASNSFLAIKIHFINEMANFCEKTGADILEVARGMGLDERIGKRFLNPGPGYGGSCFPKDTQAMAYMAKQKGVALSLINAAIEGNEARKEQMSERILNALKGIQKPKIAVLGLAFKDGTDDCRESPAVEIVLKLLEKDLSISAYDPKASELAKQIIGEKIHYANNMYEALENADVLVILTEWSEFKNLDLQKAKALMRHNNIIDCRNLLNKEQVLELGFTYQGVGR; translated from the coding sequence ATGAAAATAGCAATTATAGGCACAGGCTATGTAGGACTTCCAAGCGGAGTTGGTTTTGCTGAACTTGGCAATGAAGTTATTTGTGTTGATAAGATAGAAAACAAGATTAAAGCTTTAAACGAAGGTAAGATCACGCTTTATGAGGATGGACTTGAAGAGCTTTTTCATAAAAATGTCAAAGCTGGCAGGCTTCAATTTAGCACTTCTATGAAAGAAGCAGTAAGTAAGGCTGAACTCATCATCATAGCAGTAGGCACTCCACCTCATCCAGTAACAAAAGAAGCGGACTTGCAGTATATTTATGCTGCTGCAAAGGAACTAGCTGAGTATCTTGATGGCTATACAGTTATAGCAACCAAATCAACCGTTCCAGTAGGCACAGGAGATGAGATAGAAAAGATTATCAAAGAAACAAATACAAAAGCTGAATTTGATGTGCTTTCTTTGCCGGAGTTTTTGCGTGAAGGCTTTGCGGTGCGTGATTTTTTCAATCCAGATCGCATCATAGTTGGCACGAACTCAGCTCGTGCAAAAGCTTTGATAGAAGAGCTTTACAAGCCTTTTAAAGATAAATCTAACTTAGTTTTTGTCAGTCGTTATTCAGCTGAGACTATCAAATACGCTTCAAATTCTTTTCTTGCGATTAAAATTCATTTTATCAATGAAATGGCAAATTTTTGTGAAAAAACAGGGGCAGATATACTAGAAGTCGCACGTGGAATGGGGCTTGATGAGCGTATAGGCAAACGTTTTTTAAATCCGGGTCCAGGTTATGGGGGTAGTTGTTTTCCAAAAGATACTCAAGCTATGGCATATATGGCAAAACAAAAAGGTGTAGCTCTTAGCCTTATAAATGCAGCTATAGAGGGCAATGAAGCACGAAAAGAGCAAATGAGTGAGAGGATTTTAAACGCACTTAAGGGCATTCAAAAGCCAAAAATTGCTGTGTTAGGACTTGCTTTTAAAGATGGCACTGATGATTGCAGAGAAAGTCCAGCCGTTGAAATAGTTTTAAAGCTTTTAGAAAAAGATTTGTCTATCAGTGCTTATGATCCAAAAGCAAGCGAGCTTGCAAAGCAAATCATAGGAGAAAAAATTCATTATGCAAATAATATGTATGAAGCTCTAGAAAACGCTGATGTTTTGGTTATCTTAACAGAATGGAGCGAATTTAAAAATCTTGATTTGCAAAAGGCAAAAGCTTTGATGAGGCATAATAATATCATCGATTGTAGGAATTTGCTCAACAAAGAACAAGTTCTTGAGCTAGGCTTTACTTACCAAGGCGTAGGTAG